The Astyanax mexicanus isolate ESR-SI-001 chromosome 12, AstMex3_surface, whole genome shotgun sequence genome window below encodes:
- the tmed7 gene encoding transmembrane emp24 domain-containing protein 7, translating to MERLRGWTGRLLLQVLLCGWVWGSELTFELPDNAKQCFYEDITIGTKCTLEFQVVTGGHYDVDCRLEDPDGTVLYKEMKKQYDSFTFTAAKNGTYKFCFSNEFSTFTHKTVYFDFQVGEDPPLFPNENRVTALTQMESACVSIHEALKSVIDYQTHFRLREAQGRSRAEDLNTRVAFWSIGEAFILLVVSISQVVLLRSFFSDKKTTTTRVGS from the exons ATGGAGCGGTTGCGGGGCTGGACTGGGCGGCTGCTGCTGCAGGTGCTGCTGTGCGGCTGGGTCTGGGGCTCCGAGCTCACCTTCGAGCTTCCAGACAACGCCAAGCAGTGTTTCTACGAGGACATTACAATAGGGACGAAGTGCACCCTCGAGTTTCAG gttgtgACAGGGGGTCATTATGATGTTGACTGTCGTCTGGAGGATCCAGATGGAACTGTTCTCTACAAAGAGATGAAGAAGCAGTATGACAGCTTTACTTTCACAGCTGCCAAAAATGGCACCTACAAGTTCTGCTTCAGTAATGAGTTCTCCACCTTTACCCACAAGACTGTATACTTTGACTTTCAAGTTGGTGAAGACCCTCCTCTCTTCCCCAATGAAAACAGAGTGACTGCACTCACTCAG ATGGAATCAGCATGTGTCTCCATCCACGAGGCCCTGAAGTCTGTGATTGATTATCAGACGCACTTCCGTCTGAGGGAGGCTCAGGGCCGCAGCAGAGCAGAGGACCTCAACACCAGAGTAGCTTTCTGGTCCATTGGCGAGGCATTCATCCTGCTGGTGGTCAGTATTAGCCAAGTCGTTCTGCTGAGGAGCTTCTTTTCAGACAAGAAAACCACCACAACTCGCGTGGGATCCTAA
- the LOC103047443 gene encoding cation channel sperm-associated protein 3, whose protein sequence is MNVIPRYSVSKVAHFLKTLVVLGILLDAVVMGVETDPRLRSSFSSLLEGLDIFCMVLFCVECTARVIVKAHRFSAQNICNTVLLLLSVIARADSSYWLFRIFRALRILRVVFYIPGLQYLVLILRQGVKAAAYVIIMLFFILFVFAIAGVEYFRHIDPENWGNLRAALISTLSVFTISGWVDHNTRLTGFGSVHHQAFFFIAIIIGNFIFLNMFLGLVMEASKHMKIEKKEEAKRKRKIKEQEEEELQLQTSAKYFHQLRLKYEQCEDEFIEPTELCTTLTWIDLHETSVKRQKEEMKKLKQLSDQTLRIQQELLEMELQEKRHLKRFREVRAVGAVGFTAMKFLKRKQHN, encoded by the coding sequence ATGAATGTGATCCCACGCTACAGCGTGAGTAAAGTCGCCCACTTTCTGAAGACCCTGGTGGTCCTGGGGATTCTTCTGGACGCTGTGGTAATGGGTGTGGAAACAGACCCCAGACTTAGGAGTTCCTTCTCCTCGTTGCTGGAGGGGCTGGATATCTTCTGCATGGTCCTCTTCTGCGTGGAATGCACAGCGAGGGTAATCGTGAAAGCGCACCGATTCAGTGCACAAAATATCTGCAACACTGTCCTGCTGTTGCTGTCAGTCATAGCCAGGGCAGATAGCTCATACTGGCTCTTCAGGATCTTCCGGGCCCTCCGAATCCTCAGGGTCGTCTTCTACATCCCTGGTCTTCAGTACCTGGTGCTCATTCTGCGTCAAGGTGTGAAGGCAGCTGCGTACGTCATTATCATGCTCTTTTTCATCTTGTTTGTTTTCGCCATCGCTGGAGTGGAGTATTTCAGACACATAGACCCCGAAAACTGGGGGAACCTGCGTGCAGCATTGATCTCCACCTTGAGCGTTTTCACAATATCAGGCTGGGTGGATCATAACACCAGGCTGACTGGGTTTGGATCTGTCCACCACCAAGCCTTCTTCTTCATAGCCATCATAATAGGCAACTTCATATTCCTCAACATGTTCCTGGGTTTGGTCATGGAAGCATCCAAACACATGAAAATCGAGAAGAAGGAAGAGGCAAAACGCAAGAGAAAGATAAAAGAGCAGGAGgaagaagaactgcagcttcagaCGTCGGCGAAGTATTTTCACCAGCTGAGACTGAAGTATGAACAGTGTGAGGATGAATTCATAGAACCCACGGAGCTCTGCACTACTCTGACATGGATAGATTTACATGAGACCAGCGTAAAGAGGCAGAAAGAGGAAATGAAGAAGCTGAAGCAGCTCTCTGATCAAACTCTTCGTATCCAGCAAGAGCTGCTGGAGATGGAACTGCAGGAGAAGAGACATTTGAAGCGCTTCCGTGAAGTACGAGCTGTAGGCGCTGTAGGCTTTACAGCTATGAAATTTCTTAAAAGAAAACAACATAATTAG
- the fem1c gene encoding protein fem-1 homolog C, translating into MDLKTAVFNAARDGKLKLLQKLLENKTDREVTKLMAEKTNGATPLLMASRYGHLDLVEYLLECCCAPVEVGGSVNFDGETIEGAPPLWAASAAGHLKVVQSLLGHGASVNNTTLTNSTPLRAACFDGHLDIVRYLVEHKANLEVANRHGHTCLMISCYKGHKEIAQYLLEKGADVNRKSVKGNTALHDCAESGSLEIMKMLLKYGATMEKDGYGMTPLLSASVTGHTNIVDFLTQHPQTNKIERINALELLGATFVDKKRDLLGALKYWKRAMDMRYSDVSNILVKEEPKELIMAYDYAKEVSTIEELDSLISDPDEMRMQALLIRERILGPSHPDTSYYIRYRGAVYADSGNFEKCINLWKYALDMQQNNLDPLSPMTASSLLSFAELFSFMLQDRAKGLLGTSVSFDDLMGILSKSVLEIERAMKQPHPGPDPTQLSKALSIILHLICLLEKVPCTVEQDHFKKETIYKFLKLHPCGKNGFSPLHLAVDRNTTCVGRYPVCKFPSFQVTSILLECGADVNCRDEDNNSPLHVAASNNHPDIMNLLIACGTHFDSTNSFKQTACDLLDEKEMAKNLIQPINHTTLQCLAARAIIKYDLTYRGNIPEKLEAFVLLHR; encoded by the exons ATGGATTTAAAAACAGCAGTGTTCAATGCAGCCAGAGATGGCAAGCTCAAGTTATTGCAGAAGCTTTTGGAGAATAAAACTGACCGTGAGGTTACGAAGCTGATGGCTGAAAAGACCAATGGAGCTACACCACTGCTGATGGCTTCTCGGTATGGGCACCTTGATTTGGTCGAATACCTTCTGGAATGCTGCTGTGCACCTGTTGAGGTGGGAGGCTCTGTCAATTTTGATGGCGAGACGATTGAAGGAGCTCCTCCGCTGTGGGCCGCTTCAGCGGCTGGACATTTGAAAGTTGTGCAGTCTTTGCTGGGACACGGTGCCTCTGTGAACAATACTACACTTACAAACTCTACCCCTCTCAGAGCCGCCTGCTTTGATGGCCATCTCGATATTGTCAGGTACTTGGTGGAGCACAAAGCGAATTTGGAGGTGGCCAATCGACACGGCCATACATGCTTGATGATTTCCTGTTATAAAGGCCACAAGGAGATTGCTCAGTATCTGCTGGAAAAAGGCGCTGATGTTAACAGGAAAAGTGTGAAAG GTAACACCGCCTTACATGATTGTGCTGAATCCGGAAGCTTGGAGATCATGAAAATGCttctgaaatatggtgccacaaTGGAAAAGGACGGTTACGGAATGACCCCGCTTCTCTCAGCCAGTGTGACTGGGCACACTAACATAGTAGATTTCCTCACGCAGCACCCTCAGACAAACAAAATTGAACGGATTAATGCGCTGGAGTTGCTAGGAGCTACGTTTGTTGACAAAAAGAGGGATCTTCTAGGTGCTCTAAAATACTGGAAAAGAGCCATGGACATGCGATACAGCGACGTCAGCAACATCTTAGTAAAAGAAGAACCTAAGGAATTAATAATGGCGTATGATTATGCCAAGGAGGTTAGTACCATTGAGGAGCTGGACAGCTTAATTTCGGATCCCGATGAGATGAGAATGCAGGCTCTTCTTATTAGAGAACGTATCCTCGGCCCCTCACATCCAGACACATCGTACTACATTCGCTACAGAGGAGCAGTTTACGCAGATTCAGGGAATTTTGAGAAATGCATCAACTTATGGAAGTATGCTCTGGACATGCAGCAGAACAACTTGGACCCCCTCAGTCCCATGACAGCGAGCAGCCTGCTCTCATTTGCTGAGCTCTTCTCCTTCATGCTTCAAGACAGAGCAAAAGGCCTGCTGGGAACGTCCGTCTCTTTCGATGACCTCATGGGTATCCTCAGCAAGAGCGTGCTGGAGATTGAGAGAGCTATGAAACAGCCCCACCCAGGCCCGGACCCCACTCAACTTAGCAAAGCACTTTCCATCATCCTGCACCTTATCTGCCTGCTGGAAAAAGTTCCCTGTACTGTGGAACAGGATCACTTCAAGAAAGAAACCATCTATAAGTTCCTCAAGTTGCACCCATGTGGTAAGAATGGTTTCAGCCCCCTGCACCTTGCCGTGGATAGGAATACTACATGCGTGGGGCGATATCCGGTTTGTAAGTTCCCCTCTTTCCAGGTGACCTCTATTCTTTTGGAGTGCGGTGCTGATGTGAACTGCCGAGACGAGGATAACAACAGTCCTCTGCATGTAGCCGCCTCCAACAACCACCCAGACATCATGAACCTGTTGATTGCCTGCGGAACGCACTTTGACAGCACCAACTCCTTCAAACAGACTGCCTGTGACTTGCTTGATGAGAAGGAGATGGCCAAGAACCTGATCCAGCCTATTAATCACACCACACTACAGTGTTTGGCTGCAAGGGCCATTATAAAGTACGATCTCACATATAGGGGAAATATCCCAGAGAAGCTGGAGGCCTTTGTGCTGCTACACAGATAA